In Gemmata obscuriglobus, a single genomic region encodes these proteins:
- a CDS encoding dihydrodipicolinate synthase family protein, which yields MRAHTPFVGLVPAVLTPFDAGGALNLSAVGPQAERLARDGVAGVFVGGTTGEFSSLTQGERLALAERWAAVVKGSPTRLVVHVGANCLADAKQLAAQADALGADAISAVAPSYFKPKSVDVLVQWCAELAAAAPNTPFYFYDIPVLTGVALPMVDFLDQAAERVPTLRGVKFTNPDLMTFQRLLRAGGGRFDVLFGMDEQLLTAVVLGAQGAVGSGYNFAAPLYNRLLAAARANDFATARAEQYRGVEVVAVLMRYGYLAAAKELLRLRGLDLGSVRLPHVPLTPDQAASLRRDLESLSAL from the coding sequence ATGCGCGCACACACACCGTTCGTCGGATTGGTTCCCGCGGTCCTCACGCCGTTCGACGCGGGCGGCGCCCTCAACCTGTCCGCGGTGGGACCGCAGGCGGAGCGGCTCGCCCGCGACGGCGTCGCGGGGGTGTTCGTCGGCGGCACCACCGGGGAGTTCTCGTCGCTCACGCAGGGCGAGCGGCTCGCGCTGGCGGAGCGCTGGGCGGCGGTCGTGAAGGGGAGCCCGACGCGGCTGGTGGTTCACGTCGGGGCGAACTGCCTGGCGGACGCGAAGCAGCTCGCGGCGCAGGCGGACGCGCTCGGGGCCGACGCGATCTCGGCGGTCGCGCCCAGCTACTTCAAGCCGAAGTCGGTGGACGTGCTGGTTCAGTGGTGTGCGGAGCTGGCGGCGGCGGCGCCGAACACGCCGTTCTACTTCTACGACATCCCGGTGCTCACCGGGGTCGCGCTCCCGATGGTCGATTTCCTCGATCAGGCCGCGGAGCGGGTCCCGACGCTCCGCGGGGTGAAGTTCACCAACCCCGACCTGATGACGTTCCAGCGGCTGCTGCGGGCGGGCGGCGGGCGGTTCGACGTGCTGTTCGGGATGGACGAGCAGTTGCTCACGGCGGTGGTGCTGGGCGCGCAGGGCGCGGTCGGCAGCGGGTACAACTTCGCGGCGCCGCTCTACAACCGGCTGCTGGCGGCCGCCCGCGCGAACGACTTCGCGACCGCCCGCGCGGAGCAGTACCGGGGCGTGGAAGTGGTCGCGGTGCTCATGCGCTACGGGTATCTGGCCGCCGCAAAGGAGCTGCTCCGCCTGCGCGGCCTCGACCTCGGCTCGGTCCGGTTGCCGCACGTCCCGCTGACGCCGGACCAGGCCGCGAGCCTGCGCCGCGACCTCGAATCGCTGAGCGCTCTGTAA
- a CDS encoding metallophosphoesterase family protein, protein MKAIISDIHGNMEALQAVLADIKAQGIREVYCLGDVVGYGPNPRECIDLVMDCKLVLLGNHDQGAMFDPDGFNQSAERAIFWTRGQLESPAEPRPLREKRWEFLSERPRSHRENGYLFVHGSARNPLNEYVFPEDVYNQRKMERIFALVDRYCFQGHTHVPGIFTESMQFLSPEEVEFAHKLDGRKTLCNVGSVGQPRDGNWRACYVVLDGDVIRFRRVEYDWQKTRDKIYDIPDLDNFLGDRLGEGR, encoded by the coding sequence GTGAAGGCGATCATCAGCGACATCCACGGCAACATGGAAGCCCTCCAGGCCGTGCTCGCGGACATCAAGGCCCAGGGCATTCGCGAGGTGTACTGCCTCGGCGACGTGGTCGGCTACGGCCCGAACCCGCGCGAGTGCATCGACCTCGTGATGGACTGCAAGCTGGTGCTGCTGGGCAACCACGACCAGGGCGCGATGTTCGACCCCGACGGGTTCAACCAGTCGGCCGAGCGCGCCATCTTCTGGACCCGCGGGCAACTGGAGTCGCCCGCCGAGCCCCGGCCGCTGCGCGAGAAGCGCTGGGAGTTCCTGTCGGAGCGGCCCCGGAGCCACCGCGAAAACGGGTACCTCTTCGTTCACGGCTCGGCCCGCAACCCGCTCAACGAGTACGTGTTCCCGGAAGACGTGTACAACCAGCGGAAGATGGAGCGCATCTTCGCCCTCGTCGACCGGTACTGTTTTCAGGGCCACACGCACGTTCCGGGCATTTTCACCGAGAGCATGCAGTTCCTCAGCCCGGAAGAGGTCGAGTTCGCGCACAAGCTCGACGGCCGCAAGACGCTCTGCAACGTCGGGTCGGTGGGTCAGCCGCGCGACGGCAACTGGCGGGCGTGCTACGTGGTGCTCGACGGCGACGTGATCCGGTTCCGCCGGGTCGAGTACGACTGGCAGAAGACCCGCGACAAGATCTACGACATCCCGGACCTCGACAACTTCCTCGGCGACCGGCTCGGGGAAGGGCGGTAG